In a genomic window of Scyliorhinus torazame isolate Kashiwa2021f chromosome 5, sScyTor2.1, whole genome shotgun sequence:
- the LOC140420999 gene encoding transmembrane protein 47-like isoform X2 produces MISSKNLVKQKDSGNLELVHQKATAAGSIEIFKWKIDGSVLVKDINGYGIEDWQVATLVLLIAGGSITLIAFLFAVISLCKGAQKRCYRTIAVMLFISVVLQVCALVLYPIKFIDANTLRTYHEFNWGYGIAWGGTIFMLGAAILYCLNTDTYEEEYY; encoded by the exons gatagtggaaatctggaactcgtgCACCAAAAGGCTACGGCTGCTGGTTCAATTGAAATCTTCAAGTGGAAGATTGATGGAAGTGTGTTGGTTAAGGATATCAATGGATATGGAATAGAAG ACTGGCAGGTCGCTACGCTAGTGCTGCTGATTGCTGGAGGATCTATCACTCTAATTGCATTCCTCTTTGCTGTGATCTCGCTGTGCAAGGGTGCTCAAAAACGGTGCTACAGGACAATTGCTGTTATGCTGTTCATTTCAG TTGTTTTGCAGGTTTGTGCTCTGGTTTTGTACCCTATCAAATTCATTGATGCCAACACACTGAGGACGTACCATGAATTCAACTGGGGCTATGGGATTGCCTGGGGTGGTACCATCTTCATGCTTGGAGCAGCCATACTTTACTGCCTGAACACAGACACCTATGAGGAAGAATATTATTAG